CCTGCTGGCCAACGTAGAGAAGGTGGGAGGGGGTGGTCCTAGAGGAGGTGGATGAAAATTATTAAGTAATTTGGATCAGCCTGGTAACTTGGAATTTGGTACCACATGCAGGCAAGGTGGTGAATGCTTGTGCTAGGACTGGAGTTTCAGGATACTGACAGCAACAGGCAAGGGCTTTGGTTGCTCCTGGAAGGAAGGTATTTTTACCTTGCTTATTTTTACTTTGCTTACAGGTAAAGACTTCTTGCCTTCCCAGCTTAATAACACTATTTTAGAAGTTTTTGGATGCACCTGGATAACAAACCTTACTAGACACAAACCTTCATGTTATACTTCCTTGCTGCCATGGTTGAAATTGCTCTACAGCACCAGACAAATGTTCATGCCTGTACGAACTGAATTTGAGATGTCTATAGAGTTTTATCAGTAAAGCTAGGTCGCATTCTGAGGAATATAGTTCTCATATGCTCACTTATGGATCACAACAGTTCTAGTACTTGATACTTAGGAAGAGCTAGTGATGAAAGCAGTTCACTTTCAGCTGTGTGCCAAAAACATGTATGTAAGATCTAGGAAACTTCACTAACATTAGCACCTATAACCTGTCAGGGAATAAGAGAAAAGACAGGATATAGGCTCATAGGAAGAGATTGCTCTTCTGTTGTAACTATTCCCATTTTTTAGGGCTTCAAGAGAGGTTTATTACATTATCTAATCTGACTTTCATTCTACAGAACCTATTTGACTGTACCACTCTTAGCCATGTAAGTCGTGCTTATTTTTTCCATGAACTCCTCCAACTTAAGACTTGAAGATAAGAGATGGTAAAGCAACTATCTTCAGTTGTTTTAAGGACTTGCATTCAACTGGTGTATAATGAAGGGCTTTAATCTGGCTGCTATTTAGAAATTTCAGGCTTAATGAAGATGGCTACCTAAATGCTAAGGTCTGCCtgaatctgtaaaaaaaaaaaaaaaaaaaaaaaaaaaaagatttcatttgctGACATACTCTACTTTTGAAAGTGTCAGTCCTTCCATGAGGCTGGAGCTCTTCTCTGGCCTCTGTTAGTCCAGAGGCAGTAACAGAACTGAGGAGTGGAAACTGCAGTTGCCCTTTCCCAGCATTGATTTCTTCTCTCCACTCAGATACCAATGCTTTTCAAAACTGAGGGTACCTGTTCACATTAGGAGTTTCAACCTGTGCTGCCCCCTTTCCTAACTTGTCATGGCCTTCTAACACAGAATCTGCTATACCAGAATTGCAAAATTGCCCTTATCTAAACTGCAAAAGCAGATTTGTTTTAACAGCTACCTGCGTTAGCCTGTATAGAAAAGGCCAAAAATGTTTACTGCCATCTTTCCTGGCCCTTGACAAGCAGCCCTCAGCTCAGACCTGGGGCCACAACTGGGTACCCTGACTGTCCTGGCACCTTTGCTTGCCAGAGGGCCCCACACCAGGGTTGAGGTACAGCCACTCAGACCACAGCCAATTTTTTGGCCAGGAAACTGAGCAAAAAGTCTCTCCTGCCTTTTACAACCATCTGAGCAGGTTTCATTGACGTTCTCTAAGACGATGCATGCTCCACCTCCcagcacaaaaacaaaacatttcacatacGCCAATGTAAGCCCATCAGAGATTCATTGTAGAAACATCAGCGATATGCTTCAAAATTACTGAACCTGGCCCAGCAGTACATGGAATTGTGAAATAAGTCACAGCCACAGAGAGACACTGGAATGAAAATATGATCCTTTTAAGGACAGAATGTATTTCCAGCCAAACCACCTTGAGTTTTCCTTTAATGTCTTCATGACAAATTGAAACCTCAGGACTAAATGGATCTATTGCAGTGGTAAGGAAATAAATTAGGCCACTGCGTGATAGCTGTAAGTGGGAACAATACCTTTCCTCTCTACCTTTGTTCTTGAGCAGGCTCAACAGCAACTCTTCAATCACTCAGGCATGTGGCAGACAGCACTTGCCTTGTGCTTGATAAATTCTGTCCATAAGCGTGTGTGGTGTTGACAGCAGCAATTTCCCTCCTCTGGCAAAAGGAATTGCAGTCCATTACTGGAGCAGATGCACAAACATGTCATCTGTGCTTCCTGGCCAGATAATAACAGCAAGGGACAGAGAAATGTAATCAGTATTTAATGGGAATTTCCATCATTAGCTCTGTATCTTTGCTGTGTTACTTCAACTGCCCTTTCCAGCGTGCATTAGTAAAATGTAACTATAAGCAATTATTTTTGAAATCTCTCTTGCTTCTGTTATGTGTATGAAACTGGTGGCTGGAGTTCAGATGGAATCTGCATGATCTTGAGAAGTTTGATGAAGGAAAACATTGATATCCAAAGCTCTGGAagcagaaagttttttttaaaaactgaaatacagaagtttTCCAGCAGTTCTTTATTCATAATGTAGGCTTAAGCAATCATTACAATGTAGAAGGGAGACACACTTACAGCAATTATTTATACCAGTTTAGAACAAAAAACTGCACAGGGAGAGGTCAACTCTCAGTACAAACTAGCAACTAAACCACAATAATTTAccattagaaacattttattttttagctgtGACACTGCTTTTACAATATGCAAAAACACAAACAATAGAACTATCCAAAGTGTTTTGTCACATTCTTTCTACATTGAATTTGGCaacattttatattaaattttacTGATTATACTAACGTTTAAGAACTAAACAAGTGAAAAGCTGTACTCAGGTACAGTTACATCCATTTATTTCAAAGGTTTAAATAACACTTTTAACTATTGAGATTATCTCCTAGCAGTTCTTGTTTATGCAAAAACCATCTCAAAGCCTCATTTGCACAATGCATCAGCTACTGTATCAAGATTGGTGGGCTACACCACAGGCACTACTGTTTATAATATTCTGTAATAAGGagcttgtttttcaaagaaaggaaggtttaatattttctaagaatcatgccttttttctttttttttctttttgcttttaagccataacaaaaaaaaatgttagcaacCACAGCAGTGTAAAATGTTATATCAAACACAGCGACTACACAGTTACTAGAAGTTTCACGTCCAATGCAGTTATGTATTAAAGCATAAGAGGTTATGTAGGCAAGCCTAGAGCCAACAGAAATCTGCAGAGGATTTGGTGGGAACTAGCTCCTTACAGAGTATCTGGTGCAGTTTTAAACAATCCCAGACGTACAAGTCGGTACCCAGCCGCACGTGGGCCTGCTGCGGGCGGGCAGACCGCGTCCTTTCGGACTGTCTGCATATTTCTATCGGCTTTAGGAGACGGGTATTGCGGCAATAGCTTGCTTTTACTTTAAGGAAAAAATCCAACTCTTATAGTTCTATCAACAGCGTTCCAAAAAACATgacttaaaatacaaaaaaagagaatatagTGGTCAGACTCCCAGGAACATCAAATAAAAAACAGtatctctcccctccccccacccttcacccctttcttttcagtatttaataAAAGCCAATCGACTGCCATTTAAAAGAAGGTAAGAAAAACAAGCCCCTGTATTGGAAAGAAACATTTGCGGTTTATTAGATCACAAGCTGGTTACACCTGTCAAATTGGTACatgttttctcaaaatatttgggttttcCAAGGTGCCCAGCCTGCTGGGCACAgtcagaaaaaggcattttgatAGTATCTAAGAACTCCctgcttgcattttaaaaatgttttcgcATTTGTAACTGCCTTGAGCCTGTCGACCTTGTTTGTATTCGGTGAAAGGATGAGTGGAACAGAAAGTGAAGGTGGAAGAACCAAGCCTACACAGTTAAGGCTGCATGCACGTGACTGAGAGTTGCTGCTGTGCAGTCAAAAAGAAACGTGGAAAAAACCCGAAGTCTTTAAAACAccctacaaaacaaaacactgcaatCCAGTATGGCTTATTCTGATGCATTTACCATGAAGCTACTAGTAATTAATCCTACTAGCCTACTTTTGTGCAACAGCATCTGCTATTTTGATGGCATCTCCCTCCCCCCACTACCCCCAAATACTCTACACCAACTGCAGGTTTCTTCCTTGCATTATATATTGCTTTTATTATCAatttttattcctgcttttcaaacTTTTTAATACTTAAATGAGGATCTAATTCCTTACTGCTTgacttaaactttaaaataagtcccactgttttttttctttttaacctcacTATTACAAGGCGCTCTACAAAAGCTTGCAAAAAAGCCAAATTCATTAAATCCCTTTGCTGAAGTTAACtactcaacatttttttttctcctatgatTCAAAACTTTACAAAGAGTTATAAAAAAGGTAAATGGGATTTGGCACcttcagaaaaaattaaaagtgtAACTTAGatcaaaaaaatgcagaaacaaaatcATTGATATTTACAAATTAAAACACCAGTGAAGATTATGTCTTACTATGCTCTTTcaccttgttttcttttagaGTACTTTCAGACTGTCTGTTACCGAGTATCCTAAAAAATTCACTGATTACAGATTGGAATGGATAGAGACAAATTAGTTTTCCTCACAGTTCCTTCTCGGCGGCTAGTACTCTGGCAGCTGCTTCGCTCCTAGGAAATACGAGGTGCTGAGCGATCGTTTGTGGTCGTCTTCTTCAGTTTGACACCGCGCCGGATGGCGTTCAGCATATCTTCGCCTTGCGGGACATCCCCGGGACTGAGCTCCCCGGGCTCCAGCTCCGGCTGGCTGGTGGGTGTCAGGGCGCTCCCGCCATCCCGTTCGCTCTCCTCGCCCTCGCTCTCGGCAACCGTTTGCCTCTGCTCCTCGGCAGCGCTCAGTTTCTGGCTCGACGGCGGCGGGTTCACCGACGCTTGCCCGCTCCACGAGGAAGAGGGCATGCTGGTGACTTGCccgccctcgccggccgccggaGACTCGGGACTCTGCTCGGCGCATTCTTCCGTGCCGGCgagggccccgggcagcccccccggCATATCGGGGACCGTCGGCGTTTTGACGGGAATCACCGGCGTCTTGATCGGAATCGGACCTGTCCCGATGGTACCGCGTCTGACCGAAGGCTTGGTGGAAGGGGTCCGTCTGATGGTGGCGACGCCAGGGGTGACGATGACGGGTCCGAGCGTGGTCGGCAGACCTGCAGTGGAGGCAGGACGCTTGGTCTGAAACATTCTGCGATAGGACTGGCTGATGTCACTGTTTCTCGGGATGGTGGAAGATTTGTCAAACTCTTGCTGCTCTGTCTCCTGGTCACCACTCACAGAGAAATAATCATAATCTGAAACTGATGCCAAAAGACACTGTTAGGAACGAGCTGGAGAAGACAGCTGTGTCGTGTCACTTAAGTCTCAAGTATTTGTATGTGTCTGTAACCTAAAAAGCCTGGAGGGCGATACTAACTAAGAAAGGGTTCACCTgtagcaggaaggaaggaagcctgAAATACTGAGATCAAGATTCTCACACTAAGTGACTGAAGCCAGGCACTAAAGCAGTTTGAACCTAAAGCTGCGGAGTGCCAACATCTCTCATGAGAGAGAACAAGGAACGGTTCTCTCTTCAGTACCTCCTCTAAAAAGAACTAATTAAGTAATGAAGACTCAATGTTTGCTACCGAACAGACTTAAAACCTTCAAAAATCTTCAAGCCATATGCTACTACCGTAGATACAAATACTGAGAACTGTCAGTGACCAAAAAGTAGGGCATTGTGGGGCTTAGGGGACTGTGCACTAGTGATTTCAGCAGCAAATATGTTTATTTTGCAAACAAAGTAAATCACACCTGACAGCTCTGAAAACTCAGCCTGAGCATTAATAATTACATCCGGGTCCTTCCTTTCCGTGTAGCGGCTGAGCCAGGCGAGGCCTCTGCAATTGCACAGCACAGCTGACCGCAGCTGAGCAAACACCACGGTTGCCGAACTCCAAATATCATCAAACTCAGCCTCTCTCACCTTGCTGTTAGTTCCGAAAACGGGTACCAAAAATTCAAGACCTTATTGTAAGTTCCCAGACATGCCCAGTTAAGGTCTCCAATGGACTTTTTTCCCCAATTACAATGATTTCTGCTTATGTAGGAAATAAAAGCTCGTGAAGGGAAACCAAGAGCAGATTCAGAGTTACTGACAGAGCAAGAAAGCAAAGGTTATGAGCGCATATTTGCTAAGACAATAGCCCAGAAAGGATCTTGCCACCACAAGAAGTGCACGATGCAAACCCAGTGATGTTCTGCTTAACCCACTAAATATAATTCCAGCATTCTCTTTAATAGTATCCTTAAGCTAAAACTCTTTCTAGTAACATAGCATAAAATACAAAAGTTCAGTGCACTATCTAGCAATCCAAGTCCCTATTTGGTTAATAAATCAAGATTGCATTTTGAGCTGGAAAAAACTTCAGGAAAGTGAAGTCCATCTCCTTCCCCTCAGCTGCCACCTCCAAGGCCAGCGATGGCTGCAGGAACGCTCCTCCCCGCTCCCGAGGGGCCAGCACCCGCCACAGCCTGCGCCCAGCGCTCGGGAGGAGCGGCGCCTGGACAGCAGAACACAGAACTGGGCACCTTGAGATGGGATGGTGTCCTCCGAGCAGCACGGGGTGGTCGTCTGGGTGCTGTAGCCGCTGGAGCACTGCAGGGAATCCCGACTGCTCCGCTGCGTGTCCAGCTGCAGGCCTCTCGTCAGGGCCAGGGCCAGCTCCTCGCAggcctccatctcctccccctgCTGCACACGCACGAAGGAGAGCCGTTACTTACACAAGGTTTAGCCAGTCTTCACTGAGCTTTTAATCCTCTCCCCTCCTGAGCAGAGCTCATCTCCGTCCCAACCCAACAGGATTGTGTCCAACAATTTACTACAGTCTAGAAATGGGGTTTTTTGGATGCCTTTGTTCTACAAATGCTGATATCCTCAACAGCGTTATCTCTCGTGCCCACACAACTTCCACCCCCCATACCAACACCACACAGGTCCCACCCCTTGCAAAGAGATGTGCCAACACGCAATGCAGCAGGAAAGTACCAGCAAGGAGCTAGCACATCCCTTTCCTCTGCGCCAAGCAGCACATTCACAGTCTGAGCCTCACCCTCATGGTGGCCGACACCGTCATGCTCCGGGGTCTCTGGGCCTCCTCAGTGGGCGCCGCTGGTCCGCTCTGGGCTCCTCCGTTAAGGTCCGGCTCACGCTTTTCTTTGCGACGTTGCAACGTGTTCACCGTGGGTTGGTCATACGGGCCTGGTTTGGCCCAGTCCTAAGGAAACGTGTTTGTTAGGGACAGCTTATGGTAGTCGCTGTACTTTAACTATAAATAAAGCTATGTAATAGGACAATTTTAACGCAAGAGATTTATGCATCAAATTGGAGGTGCCCTTCTGAATAAGGCCAGatgtaaattaattttgaagatattaaaaatgttttattataaaAAAGCTATCTCCTTTATTAAAGGGAACCTAAATTTATTAATCTACCTAAACTTCCTTATATGAAGATATTTAACATTTGAGTGTTATAACTTTCTTTAGATGAAGGCCCATTGTGTTTAAAGACTATATTTTCAGAAGTTCAAATACAGAAACCACATGTGTAAACTTGCACACAGCAGCAAATACACCTAAGCTTCCAATTAGTGATTTAACAGTCCTAGGTGTATGCAAGCTCTAATACTATGTGTCGTTACGCATGCTGGCAACTTCGAAAAACTAGTCCTAAATAGATTTTTGATACACATTTAGAGGTGCAAACTTAGTCAGGGTAATCTCTCAGCTTGCTCACTAGCTGAAATCTAGATTAATGACCTGCACTGAAGAAGGACTAACTTCACTCTGAATTACTGACACTGAATTTGAAGCAAACTCCCCAGGCCACTAGGCCTACGTTCACTTCGGGCTCTATTAAGCAACGCCCTGCGGCCGCCTGGAAATTGCACGTTGTGCACGAAGAGCAGGATCCACCAGGGACCTGCGCGGGGGGCCAGAGTCGCCGCGAAGCGGCAGCTCCCCCAGCACTATCTGCTAGAGGCATGAGCGAGTCTTCCCTCACCAACACCAGGGGtgcctgaaaataaataaataaataaatagaagcaGAAGGCACCTCACGCCCCACcgctggcagcagctggctgctgACCAGCCTCCACACAGCCTTGTGATTAAATTAATGACAAGCTAAGACCATGCTTTAGCTTTTACTGAGATGTGTCTCACTAGGGGAAGCACAAGGCAGCTGCACGGACAGAAGCCTCTTGTGTAGGTGGATATCTCAGTTTAAGCCATGCAAAACTCAGCTTTGCCTGAACAGCTTTgtctttgctgtgttttgctgCAAAACAGACTGGCAAAGTGTTTCTAGCATGGGCACAACTAGTAACACTGGAGCCCGTGATCACCGTGGCCACCCTGTGCACGTCTCAGTCTCCAAGTGCTGGAGAGGGCGATTCAGGAGTCTGCAAGGAGATATCTCCCATTTTACATTTATAGAAAGGTCCCACCAGAGCGCAAAGCGCGTTGCATATCCAggccagggcagagcagagcagaggtggtGCGATGCAAAGAGAGACCCTTGCAGATCCAGCTGGAGCGACTCAAAGAGGTTATTGCTCTCCGACATTTGGGACTGTATCCCCCAAGACACCAAAATGAGCTGTGTGAACGCTTCCAGTCTGGACAGCACAGCATAAATCAATACCTGCGTCCAGCGACTGGGGGCAGGGGACTTCTTAAGCCACCCCAGCTGGGTCTACAAGAGCATGCCTGCCTGCGGCTGCGGGAGGGGCGAAGCGCAACAGCTCCAGCGGGAACCTCGTGTTGTTCAACGTACGATTGCACTAAACGCACACGAGATGTCAAGCCTGCACTTCGCCGCTCACGTGAGTGTGCTAAACCAGCTCTTCTCGCTGAATAGAGCCCAGAGTGCTTTCGACAATGTCACGTCTGCTCCAGACTTCCCTCTCTAGGTGTTGTCAGTTTTCATATATTTTAGGAAGTACCAGAATAGACAAGATCATTCAGAAACGCTTGCTACCCTTATTTTAGCTCTCTAGACGATTACCACCATGCAGCGCCCATACAGAGGGATGTTAAACAGCAAATCAACAGGCAATTACAGGGATCAAGAGGGAGCAACTGCCGCGAGCGCAGTGCTGGTAGGAGGAGGTGAGGACGGCCACAACAAAAGGAACACAAACCTTCCAGCTAGGGATCTTAGATGATGGCAACATGCCTGGCCCAATGGTGTAATAATGAACGTAGTCTGGAAGGAGGGCTGAGGGAGCCCGAGTCCACGCGCGGGAGACAGGCGGGAAATGAGGGAAAGGACCTGCACCAACTGAAGCTACGGATGGGTCACTTGATAAACTACAGTGATAAAACCCATTAGACAActggaaatgaaacaaataaacaaacaaaaaaacagaaattaatataAACAGAATGAATATGAAACTTTGATGACTTTGAtgctctagggaaaaaaaagtctgttatcttaaaacaaaccaaaaatttGCTTTGCTGCAAATAAACAACACAAAATTGATACAATGCTTGGCTCAGAAGAGAGATTGTTTGAAAATTGTTATTTGGTATAACAAATTTCAGACATCAATGTGGCAGTCACCGTCGCCAGGCCCGGCAGCTTTGCCTTCTGTCCAGGGAAGCGGCACACCGCGAACGAGCCCTGGCAGTTTAGCTGCTCTGCAGACTGCGGACACAGAAACAAAGCATTTCCAACACGGAAGGCGTTTGCAATGGTGGCGTTTCTTCTGCGTAACTggacagagaggaaaagcatACGGCCTTCGAAAATGACATTGTAGCCACGTGATggtatggaagaaaaaaaacagcaaggatTTACCAGATGAGAATGGATACCGCTGTCACTGTCTCCCCCAATTTAGAGCGTATCCCCCATGATTTATTCCAACCGTGCTCTAGcactgtgcattttcttttttttcttttttttgttcaaaaacaCACCCAAATTCCTCAAGAGCGTAACGCAGGCTACCTAACGGGAGAGAGGGGAGAACCCACCAACAGCATGACCTGGATGAGCGGCCCCTTGGCAGGTGACCAGCTGTGTTTAGGCAGCGTTTCAGTCTCTTTAAGCAGAAAAGGTGGACGATGAACTTTCAGAAAATTTTATCTCTTTGCAAAACCCCGATTTGTAGCATCCCCCATCAGCTACTTTAAAGGGGAGTGTCACTGTGGTTTATCCAAACATATTTGCTTTTCAGGGACTGCGTAACAGTTCCTATTCTCATCTCCGCAGGGAGGAATCCTGGCTGCGTCCCATGCACGCTTGTTGTTCAGATGTTGCTGGGTTTGGGTAACGAGCTAATAGGTTTGTACATCTTTGAGATGAAGTTTTTCACCTTATCTGTGGAGGCCCAAGCCCCCATGGTGGAGCCTGAGCTGACTGAGGTGGGGGAACTGCACTCGCTCACTGACTGGCAGGTTTCAGAGGCTTCGGAAGAGGCAGAGCTGGACGAATTCTGCAGCATAAAACAGCACCGCAACAACGCAGGGAAAGGATACACAAGCCAccgaaaagaaaaaataaaacacaaacaaaaaagagacaaaaagcacagacacagagacacacacaggagaaagggaaggatgaGAGAAGCAGAGGGTtagggttaaaaaaaatcaattatataCTGCTCAAAATCATTGCTAATGTTCAGGAAATCTATAAGAGAAACAACAAGCCCATTGCTTAATGCGAGAACTTGGCATGCTGCTTGCGAATGAGGAAGTCGAGGGATCGCTCGACTCCTCATTGCAATTTCAGCAGCTCAGTCGTGTTAGGCGTCTCAGAGCAAAGAGCTGAGGGAACTGAGGAAACCTACAGTCCAAACATGCACTATACCACGACAACCCATTTATACAGAAAAGCAGGTTGTCCATACGTCAAGGACACAAAGTTTAGATTTAAAACACGGAGCAGCAAACGCCGCTTACATCCACAAGTTCTCGGATATTTTGAGCTGCAAAAGCACTTGTGAAAGCTAGTGTGAGTTTGAATATTAcggaacagagaaagaaatgataCTTACCAACGCTGGAGTTTTCCAAAGTGCATTATCTGTATGCATGAGCCTCTGTGGGTAGTATGCATACATTAAAAGTACTCTAACTCACACTTTTCTGCCCAGCAGTCACTACGAAGGTACCTGCTGGTGGCCGCATGAATGGTTGCCTGTGCCTGCCACCTCTTCACGGCAGAGACAGAAAATATCAGGGACttgaaaggagaaggaaggaaaacgCAGGACACTGAATATGCATATAAGGCAAAACACCCTGAAACACTCAGCTCCTAGCAAGCAGGCCTGACTCGTATGTGAATAACCACATGGACCATTTTACCAAGTACAATGCTATTGTATCTCTCCCTCCTGAAAGCGGCATCACCCTCAGTAGAGGTTTTGTGCACAGGTCCAGCTGGGTCCTTTGAAATCATCAAGAACACAGGCCAAGTTGTCAGGACAGCAACAAACTCTGCTTGCTGCCAGAAAATCCAGCACTAGCACCACTTTAATTCATCCTGCTGTAGTCCAAGACCTGTAAAGCAAGTCTAAGGCCACCCCTGGCATTTTATTTATGACAGTAGAGACAAATGGCTGAGATTTCCAGAAACGTGCTCTCATACCAAGGTTGTGTAGCAAGGCCTCAGATCTCAAGGAGTGAAATTTTGAAGGGGTAGAGGAAATCTCATCTGAAATAAAAACGCCACCAGTAACCTTAGGTGAGGTCTTGCTGTGAGTATGCAAAGAACATGATAGCTGGATAAGAAGTAACGTAGAGAGAGAATAGCTGCTAACACCCAAAACTCATTTTGCAGCCCACTAAAAGCTACATAGAAATAACAGCTAACTGCCAAAGCAAGAGAGGATGTTGGTCTCCTGAGATGGGACACCATCGCCACATGGATTTTGGTGAAGACTACAGGGGCTGCTGAGAAGCCAATATAGGATCAGCAGCTTGACCTTATTAGTGAACTGTGGATTTGGGTAAGTGCTGTGAAAAtttgcaaaggcaaaaaaaaggaagaagaaataaaaaaaggctaAAAGGATGCACATCCTGTCTTACGTTGACAGCACATCAGATCGGCAGGTGACTTCACAAATGCCTTTAGGGTACAAGCAAGCTCAGCTAACAAGGCTTGTACTCAAAGTACAGTAAGAGTTGAGGTGAacacaagagagaaagaaactgcaaaaaaatgatGACATGTAACTAGAAAGCACAGAAGTGCAAAGTATCTACGGGGGCACTTTGTGATGTACTGGTTTGATGTTTTCTGCAACTTGTCacatttttcttgatttaaaGAAACACCCACTGCAGGAGAAAAACCTCCAAAGATAATGTATCTGACAAACACGAGCTCCGGTTGATTCCATCACAGTACACTGAACAGTGAGGAGGCTGTTTTTTGTCTATCcttagagaaaaacacattttgggaaattcttttttgttctaaaactCCAAGTGC
This Dromaius novaehollandiae isolate bDroNov1 chromosome 2, bDroNov1.hap1, whole genome shotgun sequence DNA region includes the following protein-coding sequences:
- the MTSS1 gene encoding protein MTSS 1 isoform X4 gives rise to the protein MEAVIEKECSALGGLFQTIISDMKGSYPVWEDFINKAGKLQSQLRTTVVAAAAFLDAFQKVADMATNTRGGTREIGSALTRMCMRHRSIESKLRQFSSALIDCLINPLQEQMEEWKKVANQLDKDHAKEYKKARQEIKKKSSDTLKLQKKAKKAEALGRGDIQPQLDSALQDVNDKYLLLEETEKQAVRKALIEERGRFCTFISMLRPVIEEEISMLGEITHLQTISDDLKSLTMDPHKLPSSSEQVILDLKGSDYSWSYQTPPSSPSTTMSRKSSVCSSLNSVNSSDSRSSGSHSHSPSSHYRYRSSNLPQQAPMRLSSVSSHDSGFMSQDAFQSKSPSPMPPEAPNQLSNGFYHCSLSSDPSVASVGAGPFPHFPPVSRAWTRAPSALLPDYVHYYTIGPGMLPSSKIPSWKDWAKPGPYDQPTVNTLQRRKEKREPDLNGGAQSGPAAPTEEAQRPRSMTVSATMRQGEEMEACEELALALTRGLQLDTQRSSRDSLQCSSGYSTQTTTPCCSEDTIPSQVSDYDYFSVSGDQETEQQEFDKSSTIPRNSDISQSYRRMFQTKRPASTAGLPTTLGPVIVTPGVATIRRTPSTKPSVRRGTIGTGPIPIKTPVIPVKTPTVPDMPGGLPGALAGTEECAEQSPESPAAGEGGQVTSMPSSSWSGQASVNPPPSSQKLSAAEEQRQTVAESEGEESERDGGSALTPTSQPELEPGELSPGDVPQGEDMLNAIRRGVKLKKTTTNDRSAPRIS
- the MTSS1 gene encoding protein MTSS 1 isoform X2; protein product: MEAVIEKECSALGGLFQTIISDMKGSYPVWEDFINKAGKLQSQLRTTVVAAAAFLDAFQKVADMATNTRGGTREIGSALTRMCMRHRSIESKLRQFSSALIDCLINPLQEQMEEWKKVANQLDKDHAKEYKKARQEIKKKSSDTLKLQKKAKKGRGDIQPQLDSALQDVNDKYLLLEETEKQAVRKALIEERGRFCTFISMLRPVIEEEISMLGEITHLQTISDDLKSLTMDPHKLPSSSEQVILDLKGSDYSWSYQTPPSSPSTTMSRKSSVCSSLNSVNSSDSRSSGSHSHSPSSHYRYRSSNLPQQAPMRLSSVSSHDSGFMSQDAFQSKSPSPMPPEAPNQNSSSSASSEASETCQSVSECSSPTSVSSGSTMGAWASTDKLSNGFYHCSLSSDPSVASVGAGPFPHFPPVSRAWTRAPSALLPDYVHYYTIGPGMLPSSKIPSWKDWAKPGPYDQPTVNTLQRRKEKREPDLNGGAQSGPAAPTEEAQRPRSMTVSATMRQGEEMEACEELALALTRGLQLDTQRSSRDSLQCSSGYSTQTTTPCCSEDTIPSQVSDYDYFSVSGDQETEQQEFDKSSTIPRNSDISQSYRRMFQTKRPASTAGLPTTLGPVIVTPGVATIRRTPSTKPSVRRGTIGTGPIPIKTPVIPVKTPTVPDMPGGLPGALAGTEECAEQSPESPAAGEGGQVTSMPSSSWSGQASVNPPPSSQKLSAAEEQRQTVAESEGEESERDGGSALTPTSQPELEPGELSPGDVPQGEDMLNAIRRGVKLKKTTTNDRSAPRIS
- the MTSS1 gene encoding protein MTSS 1 isoform X8 encodes the protein MEAVIEKECSALGGLFQTIISDMKGSYPVWEDFINKAGKLQSQLRTTVVAAAAFLDAFQKVADMATNTRGGTREIGSALTRMCMRHRSIESKLRQFSSALIDCLINPLQEQMEEWKKVANQLDKDHAKEYKKARQEIKKKSSDTLKLQKKAKKGRGDIQPQLDSALQDVNDKYLLLEETEKQAVRKALIEERGRFCTFISMLRPVIEEEISMLGEITHLQTISDDLKSLTMDPHKLPSSSEQVILDLKGSDYSWSYQTPPSSPSTTMSRKSSVCSSLNSVNSSDSRSSGSHSHSPSSHYRYRSSNLPQQAPMRLSSVSSHDSGFMSQDAFQSKSPSPMPPEAPNQNSSSSASSEASETCQSVSECSSPTSVSSGSTMGAWASTDKDWAKPGPYDQPTVNTLQRRKEKREPDLNGGAQSGPAAPTEEAQRPRSMTVSATMRQGEEMEACEELALALTRGLQLDTQRSSRDSLQCSSGYSTQTTTPCCSEDTIPSQVSDYDYFSVSGDQETEQQEFDKSSTIPRNSDISQSYRRMFQTKRPASTAGLPTTLGPVIVTPGVATIRRTPSTKPSVRRGTIGTGPIPIKTPVIPVKTPTVPDMPGGLPGALAGTEECAEQSPESPAAGEGGQVTSMPSSSWSGQASVNPPPSSQKLSAAEEQRQTVAESEGEESERDGGSALTPTSQPELEPGELSPGDVPQGEDMLNAIRRGVKLKKTTTNDRSAPRIS
- the MTSS1 gene encoding protein MTSS 1 isoform X3, whose translation is MEAVIEKECSALGGLFQTIISDMKGSYPVWEDFINKAGKLQSQLRTTVVAAAAFLDAFQKVADMATNTRGGTREIGSALTRMCMRHRSIESKLRQFSSALIDCLINPLQEQMEEWKKVANQLDKDHAKEYKKARQEIKKKSSDTLKLQKKAKKAEALGRGDIQPQLDSALQDVNDKYLLLEETEKQAVRKALIEERGRFCTFISMLRPVIEEEISMLGEITHLQTISDDLKSLTMDPHKLPSSSEQVILDLKGSDYSWSYQTPPSSPSTTMSRKSSVCSSNLPQQAPMRLSSVSSHDSGFMSQDAFQSKSPSPMPPEAPNQNSSSSASSEASETCQSVSECSSPTSVSSGSTMGAWASTDKLSNGFYHCSLSSDPSVASVGAGPFPHFPPVSRAWTRAPSALLPDYVHYYTIGPGMLPSSKIPSWKDWAKPGPYDQPTVNTLQRRKEKREPDLNGGAQSGPAAPTEEAQRPRSMTVSATMRQGEEMEACEELALALTRGLQLDTQRSSRDSLQCSSGYSTQTTTPCCSEDTIPSQVSDYDYFSVSGDQETEQQEFDKSSTIPRNSDISQSYRRMFQTKRPASTAGLPTTLGPVIVTPGVATIRRTPSTKPSVRRGTIGTGPIPIKTPVIPVKTPTVPDMPGGLPGALAGTEECAEQSPESPAAGEGGQVTSMPSSSWSGQASVNPPPSSQKLSAAEEQRQTVAESEGEESERDGGSALTPTSQPELEPGELSPGDVPQGEDMLNAIRRGVKLKKTTTNDRSAPRIS